GAGAACCGCGGCGCCGCATTTGGCATCTTTCCCGGCCGGACCTCGCTGTTGATCGCCGTCGCGCTTCTGATTACGTTCGGCGCCATGGCGATGATGATCCGGGAGGCGCGGCGCCATCCGATCGGGGCGACCGGCATCGCACTCGTCGTCGGAGGGGCGCTGGGCAATGTCATTGACCGGATCCGGCTGGGGTACGTGGTCGACTTTATCGCCGTCGGCATCTGGCCCAAG
Above is a window of Longimicrobiales bacterium DNA encoding:
- a CDS encoding signal peptidase II, with product MQRRLGWLFALPLLSVALDQVVKIAIVAWLGPDASLHRWELAGRLVAFEYVENRGAAFGIFPGRTSLLIAVALLITFGAMAMMIREARRHPIGATGIALVVGGALGNVIDRIRLGYVVDFIAVGIWPK